The following proteins are co-located in the Solanum pennellii chromosome 8, SPENNV200 genome:
- the LOC107028574 gene encoding protein unc-13 homolog produces MASLFRDRTLGYSRRDSTTAAAAAAVSTMSLGSGATSSSRFSTSSSALTPLPSPFPDLTPSISTTDLRETAYEIFVASCRTSTGKALTYIPSNSSDRSPSPSPSASNSNSSSPSMQRSLTSTAASKMKKALGLRSSSSSGIKRTEGSPGSGGKPKKPVTIGELMRIQMKVSENFDSRIRRALLRITAGQVGRRIESTVLPLELLQQFKAADFTDQREYDAWQKRNLKVLEAGLLLHPHMPLDKSNTAAQRLRQIIQAALDRPIETGRNNESMQVLRTAVMALANRSSDGSVFDSCHWADGLPLNLRLYEILLEACFDINDEASIIEEVDELMDLIKKTWGILGLNQMLHNICFSWVLFNRYVATGQVDNDLLDAADSQLAEVAKDAKTTKDPAYAKILNSTLTAMLGWAEKRLLAYHDTFDAGNIESMPTIVSIGVSAARILVEDISNEYRRRRKGEVDVARSRIDTYIRSSLRTAFAQLMEKADSSRRASRHQPNPLPVLAILAKDVGEQASKEKEIFSPILKRWHPFAAGVAVATLHVCYGNELKQFVSGITELTPDAVQVLRAADKLEKDLVQIAVEDSVDSDDGGKAIIREMPPFEAEGAIANMVKDWIKMRIDRLKEWVDRNLQQEVWNPQANEGGFAPSAVEVLRIIDETLDAFFLLPIPMHPALLPDLMSGLDRCLQYYVSKAKSGCGSRNTYVPTMPALTRCTTATKLWKKKDKTLNTKRNPQVATINGDNSSGVLQLCERINTFHRIRTELEVLEKRIITLLRNSESAHVEDFSNGLGKKFEISPAACIEGIQQLSEALGYRIVFHDLSPVLWDGLYIGEPSSSRIEPFLQELEKNLTIISNTVNDRVRTRIIADIMKASFDGFLVVLLAGGPSRIFMQQDSQIIEDDFKSLKDVFWANGDGLPVDIINKYSTTVRDVLPLFRTDAESLIERFRRSTLETYGSSAKSRLPLPPTSGQWNPTEPNTLLRVLCYRNDDAASKFLKKTYNLPKKL; encoded by the exons ATGGCGTCTCTCTTCAGAGACCGTACTTTAGGCTATTCCCGGCGAGACTCCACCACCGCCGCCGCCGCCGCCGCCGTGTCCACCATGTCTTTGGGCAGTGGCGCCACCAGTAGCTCTCGCTTCTCAACTTCCAGCTCTGCTTTAACTCCACTTCCATCACCATTCCCTGACCTTACTCCGTCAATCTCCACTACTGACCTCCGTGAAACTGCTTACGAGATCTTTGTAGCTTCTTGCAGGACTTCCACCGGAAAAGCCTTAACCTACATTCCCTCTAATTCCTCCGATCGATCTCCGTCACCGTCACCATCAGCGTCGAATTCCAATTCGTCTTCACCTTCTATGCAAAGATCTCTTACTTCTACTGCTGCTTCTAAAATGAAGAAAGCTTTGGGCCTTCGATCTAGCTCCAGTTCGGGAATTAAGCGGACTGAGGGTAGCCCGGGCTCTGGTGGAAAGCCCAAGAAGCCTGTAACCATAGGGGAGCTAATGAGGATCCAAATGAAGGTTTCTGAGAATTTTGATTCGAGAATTCGTAGAGCTCTTTTGAGAATTACTGCTGGCCAG GTTGGGAGAAGAATCGAGTCAACGGTTCTTCCCTTGGAGCTCTTACAACAGTTCAAAGCTGCAGATTTTACTGATCAGAGAGAATATGATGCTTGGCAGAAAAGAAATCTAAAAGTTCTCGAAGCTGGACTTCTTTTACATCCACACATGCCACTGGATAAGTCGAATACTGCTGCTCAGAGGCTGCGGCAAATTATTCAAGCTGCCTTAGACCGTCCGATAGAAACAGGAAGAAACAATGAGTCGATGCAAGTTCTCCGAACAGCTGTAATGGCTCTTGCCAATAGGTCATCTGATGGATCAGTTTTTGATTCATGCCACTGGGCTGACGGTTTGCCTTTGAATCTTAGACTCTATGAGATACTTCTGGAGGCATGCTTTGATATAAATGACGAAGCGTCTATCATAGAGGAAGTTGATGAACTTATGGACCTCATAAAGAAAACTTGGGGAATTCTCGGACTTAACCAAATGCTTCACAATATTTGCTTTTCATGGGTTTTATTTAATCGTTATGTCGCGACTGGTCAAGTTGATAACGATCTGTTAGACGCTGCTGATAGTCAGCTAGCTGAAGTCGCTAAAGATGCAAAGACCACTAAAGATCCTGCATATGCTAAGATCCTGAATTCTACATTAACAGCAATGTTGGGATGGGCTGAGAAAAGGCTTCTTGCATACCATGACACTTTTGATGCTGGGAATATTGAATCAATGCCAACCATTGTATCTATAGGGGTATCTGCAGCAAGAATTCTTGTTGAAGATATTTCTAATGAGTACCGGCGGCGGCGTAAGGGCGAAGTTGATGTGGCTCGTAGTAGAATTGACACTTACATCAGGTCATCACTTCGCACTGCATTTGCACAG TTAATGGAGAAGGCGGATTCAAGCAGGAGAGCATCAAGACACCAACCAAATCCTCTTCCTGTCCTTGCCATCCTTGCAAAGGATGTTGGTGAGCAGGCTTCTAAAGAGAAGGAGATTTTTAGTCCCATCTTAAAGAGATGGCATCCTTTTGCTGCAGGAGTAGCCGTTGCCACCCTACACGTGTGCTATGGGAATGAGCTTAAACAATTTGTTTCGGGTATAACAGAATTGACACCAGATGCTGTACAAGTACTGAGAGCAGCAGATAAATTGGAGAAAGATCTTGTGCAGATTGCTGTTGAAGATTCAGTGGACAGTGATGATGGTGGAAAGGCAATTATCCGTGAGATGCCTCCATTTGAAGCTGAAGGTGCAATTGCCAACATGGTGAAAGATTGGATTAAGATGAGAATAGACAGACTCAAGGAATGGGTTGACAGAAATCTCCAACAAGAG GTCTGGAATCCTCAAGCTAACGAAGGAGGATTTGCCCCCTCTGCTGTTGAAGTCCTTAGgattattgatgaaactttAGACGCATTCTTCCTGCTGCCAATACCGATGCATCCAGCATTGCTCCCCGACTTAATGAGTGGCCTTGATAGATGTCTTCAGTATTACGTATCAAAGGCAAAATCTGGCTGTG GATCAAGGAACACATATGTTCCAACCATGCCTGCACTAACCAGATGTACGACTGCTACAAAGTTGTGGAAGAAGAAGGATAAGACACTTAATACAAAGAGGAACCCACAGGTTGCTACGATTAACGGTGATAACTCATCTGGGGTGCTGCAGTTGTGTGAACGTATAAATACTTTCCACAGAATTCGAACAGAGCTAGAAGTTCTTGAGAAGAGAATTATTACCCTTTTGAGGAATTCTGAATCAGCTCATGTAGAGGACTTCTCAAATGGGTTAGGAAAGAAGTTTGAAATCTCACCTGCTGCTTGTATTGAGGGAATCCAACAGCTTTCTGAGGCACTCGGCTATAGGATTGTCTTTCATGATCTAAGTCCAGTTTTATGGGATGGACTGTATATTGGGGAGCCATCCTCTTCTCGCATTGAGCCTTTCCTTCAAGAACTTGAGAAGAATCTGACGATCATATCAAACACCGTTAATGATAGAGTTCGGACTCGAATTATTGCAGACATAATGAAAGCATCATTTGATGGTTTCCTGGTGGTGTTGCTTGCTGGAGGACCTTCTAGAATTTTCATGCAGCAGGATTCACAAATTATAGAGGACGATTTCAAGTCCTTGAAAGATGTTTTCTGGGCAAATGGGGATGGATTGCCTGTGGatataataaacaaatattcaacAACAGTGAGGGATGTACTCCCTCTTTTCCGGACTGATGCAGAGAGCCTCATTGAGAGATTCAGGCGATCAACGTTGGAAACTTATGGTTCATCCGCAAAATCTAGGCTTCCCTTGCCCCCTACCTCAGGGCAATGGAATCCAACTGAACCAAACACCCTGTTACGGGTCTTGTGCTACCGAAATGATGATGCTGCTTCCAAGTTCCTTAAAAAGACTTACAACTTGCCTAAGAAACTGTGA